TACGTCAAATGAAACATCCTTCAGTGCTCGCACTGTTTCTGCCCCCATTATAAATTCTCTTTTCAGGTTTTTTATTTCAACGATTGTTTTTTTCATCAGGTTATTAGTTTAAGATTTTCAACAAGGCTTGCATTACAATTTATGGCTGATTCCATAAATACGGTATTATGGATAAACTTACCTTCCGGTACGACCGCCTCTTGTAGGCATAAATGGGCTTCTTTCTTCTTTATTAGCCTTGTTGTTACCCTTATTAAGACGGATACCTGTGACTACAACATCTCCTGTATTTAAGCCATTTATTACTGCTTGCTGTACATCATTGGAAAGCCCTGTTTGAATCTGCTTTTCTAAAAGTGTATCACCTTTTTCTATCCATATATCCGCTGCATTATTCCCTGATTCACTATTCTTACTACTTTTTATATGACTATTATTGAAGGTTGCTTTTTGTTGCGTGGTATGAATGACCAATGGTACAATGCGATATTTTTTTAATTGTGAAGGATCAGGGGTAAACTGAGTTGCTAATAGAGGCACTAGCAGTACATGATCCTGCTCCTGGGTTATAATATTGATGTTGGCTGTCATGCCGGGTTTTAGCTTACGACTAGCATTATTGACCTCAATAATGGTTGTATAGGTAACCACATTGGCTGTTACCGCTGGCTCCAATCGTATCTCTTGCACCATTCCGTAGAAGGTTTCATCCGGATAGGCATCTACTGTAAAACTTGCCTTCTCTCCTTTTTGTACAGAACCTATATCTGCTTCATCGACTGATGCTCTGACCTGCATTTGTGTAAGGTCATTGGCGATACTAAACAAAGTAGGCGTATTGAAGCTTGATGCTACTGTTTGGCCAACACTAATATTCCGCGATAAGACCGTTCCGTCAATAGGCGAATAAATGTGGGTAAAAGAGAGATTTTTTTGTGCTTCTGACAATTGCGCCGCATTACTATTCAGATTATCCCCTGCCGCCTGGTACTGGTAAGTAGCTGTTTCCATATCTGCTTTGCTTATTGCGCCTGCATTGAATAATTCCAGCTGCCTGTAATAGTTAGCTGATTGGTACTCCAGATTGGATTTTGCTTGTTGGTGGTTAGCAGCTATCTGGCGTTCCTGAGATAAAAGCAATACAGGATCCAGATCTGCCAGTAATTGTCCTTTTCTCACTACCGAATTAAAATCTACGTAAATGTTTTTGATTGTACCAGATACTTGTGCACCAACAGCTACCGTATCTACTGGCTGCAATGTGCCTGTAGCTGTTACTGTTTTAGATATACTTCCAAAGGAAGGTTTGGTAGTAAGTAATATGGTGTTATTTTCATTCTTTTTAAAGAGTGTTATCCCTGAAAGCGTTACCACAGCAAGCGACAAAACCATCCAGACAACTAACCTATGTTTTTTCATAACAAATGCTTTAAAGTTCTATAGGATCCCCATTATAAAAATGATAGACTTGTGCGCTGATCAATGCATTATACTTTGCCTGTAAGTATGCCTGCATAGCCTGTATATAGAGATTTTTTTGCAGTAAAAAATCGGTAGCGGTAAAAGAGCCAAGCTTTAATTCTTCAAGTGAAATACGATAGGACTCCTTGTTGGCGGTGAGTTGTTTTTGTGCTGCCGTTAATTGTGCTTGTGCATTAAGGCTGTTGATATATGCTTGTTCTACCTGTTGTGATAAAACTGTTTTTCTATTGCGCAAGTCTACATCGGTCTGCTCTATTGCTATTTGTGATTTAGCAATATTTGTTTTTACAATGCGGTTATTGAATAATGGGAAAGAAAGCATTAACCCAATTCTTTCGTACAGGTTTTTATCAATTTGTTGACCATAATCTTTGAGCATATTGTTGTTATAGCTAGAAGCAATGCTATTGTTCAATGAAAGCACGGGCATACGGCCTGCTTCCGCTTTCTTTAATTGGAAACTTGCTGCTTGCTTTGCCAATTCACTGCTTTTGATCTCTGGCCGATGGTTTAGTGCCGCAGCTTCTACATCGGTCAAAGGTAAAATAGTAGATATGGTATGTAACGTATCTGGAACTACAATTTGAAAATCAGTGGTGGCAGGTAACTGTATTAACAACTTAAGATTAAATGTGGCTTGCCGTTGATTATTGGTAGCAGTCGCCAGGTTGTATTGATCATTGGCTAGTTGTGCCTGCAATTGAACAGCTTCTTTTTTGGCCAGGCTGCCTGCATTATATTTTATTACTGCCTGTTGTGTTTGGGATTGTGCTGTTTTTACCAGGTCGTTGAAATAAGATACATTCTCTTTAGCAAGTAAAATTTGCAAGTAGGATTGTACAATTTGAAGTGTTATATCATTTTCAGTAGTGAGAATATCTTGCTTTGCCGCTTTTACCTGCAAGTCTTTTTGCCGGATATCATTGTTAAGGTAATTGTCATTATATAATGTGAAAGCCGAATTCAGGGAATAAATACTAGCCAAACTGCCATTCGATGTACCTGCTGGATAATTACCTGCATTATTGTTATTGAGTGTTTGAGTGGCAGCCACTATTAGGTTGGGATATTTGGCCGCCTTAGCCAATAACCGATCTTGTTCAGAAGTCTGTTCTGTAAGCCTAAAGCTGGCTATTTGAAGATTGTTTTGTTTGGCGT
This genomic interval from Flavisolibacter tropicus contains the following:
- a CDS encoding efflux RND transporter periplasmic adaptor subunit — its product is MKKHRLVVWMVLSLAVVTLSGITLFKKNENNTILLTTKPSFGSISKTVTATGTLQPVDTVAVGAQVSGTIKNIYVDFNSVVRKGQLLADLDPVLLLSQERQIAANHQQAKSNLEYQSANYYRQLELFNAGAISKADMETATYQYQAAGDNLNSNAAQLSEAQKNLSFTHIYSPIDGTVLSRNISVGQTVASSFNTPTLFSIANDLTQMQVRASVDEADIGSVQKGEKASFTVDAYPDETFYGMVQEIRLEPAVTANVVTYTTIIEVNNASRKLKPGMTANINIITQEQDHVLLVPLLATQFTPDPSQLKKYRIVPLVIHTTQQKATFNNSHIKSSKNSESGNNAADIWIEKGDTLLEKQIQTGLSNDVQQAVINGLNTGDVVVTGIRLNKGNNKANKEERSPFMPTRGGRTGR
- a CDS encoding TolC family protein — its product is MKHCLLQKKCFVIHSLVWLTNLIATDNLYAQSANNTGYTWNLQQCIAYAKQNNLQIASFRLTEQTSEQDRLLAKAAKYPNLIVAATQTLNNNNAGNYPAGTSNGSLASIYSLNSAFTLYNDNYLNNDIRQKDLQVKAAKQDILTTENDITLQIVQSYLQILLAKENVSYFNDLVKTAQSQTQQAVIKYNAGSLAKKEAVQLQAQLANDQYNLATATNNQRQATFNLKLLIQLPATTDFQIVVPDTLHTISTILPLTDVEAAALNHRPEIKSSELAKQAASFQLKKAEAGRMPVLSLNNSIASSYNNNMLKDYGQQIDKNLYERIGLMLSFPLFNNRIVKTNIAKSQIAIEQTDVDLRNRKTVLSQQVEQAYINSLNAQAQLTAAQKQLTANKESYRISLEELKLGSFTATDFLLQKNLYIQAMQAYLQAKYNALISAQVYHFYNGDPIEL